From a single Mycolicibacterium moriokaense genomic region:
- a CDS encoding alpha/beta fold hydrolase, translating to MPPTTVTVDGIGIPVDVAGPEKGSVVVMLGAANSPPAAYDALCQRLHTASLRTIVIAPAPRLTAKKVISILDALDVKWALLVGDRVGGEIAWELAATRLDRFIGLVVIDRGHPRVADQAGVIRDSDCPPVEMNTTALVSTAAARAVAKASQRYVYGDYRMVELLGRRNAQESTAQLAAEIVMRTSTW from the coding sequence ATGCCGCCCACCACGGTCACCGTCGACGGCATTGGTATTCCCGTCGATGTCGCCGGCCCCGAGAAGGGGTCCGTCGTCGTGATGCTTGGTGCCGCAAACAGCCCGCCAGCCGCATACGACGCGCTATGTCAACGACTGCACACCGCGTCACTCCGGACCATCGTCATCGCACCGGCCCCACGGCTGACGGCGAAAAAGGTGATCAGCATCCTCGATGCGCTCGACGTGAAGTGGGCGCTGCTCGTCGGTGACCGCGTCGGCGGCGAAATTGCGTGGGAGCTTGCCGCCACGCGGCTGGACCGGTTCATCGGTCTGGTGGTCATCGACCGCGGCCACCCGCGCGTCGCGGACCAGGCCGGGGTGATACGCGACAGCGACTGCCCGCCCGTGGAGATGAACACCACCGCGCTCGTCAGCACCGCGGCGGCGCGTGCCGTCGCCAAAGCCAGCCAGCGCTACGTGTACGGCGACTATCGGATGGTCGAGTTGCTGGGGCGGCGCAACGCCCAGGAGTCGACGGCGCAACTGGCAGCCGAGATCGTGATGCGCACCAGCACCTGGTAG